In Halarcobacter bivalviorum, a genomic segment contains:
- a CDS encoding ComEA family DNA-binding protein gives MKKIFFGLVLSCAFLFASIDLNSATKDELMQIKGIGAKKAEMIIDFRKKQKINKAEDLMGLKGFGKGLIENIKNEVKDKE, from the coding sequence ATGAAAAAAATATTCTTTGGTCTAGTGTTGAGTTGTGCATTTTTATTTGCATCAATAGATCTGAACAGTGCTACAAAAGATGAGCTCATGCAAATAAAAGGAATAGGTGCTAAAAAAGCAGAAATGATTATTGATTTTAGAAAAAAACAAAAAATCAATAAAGCAGAAGATTTAATGGGTCTAAAAGGCTTTGGTAAAGGCTTAATTGAGAATATAAAAAATGAAGTAAAAGATAAGGAGTAA
- a CDS encoding YchJ family protein, protein MKISGNSFCPCGSQKKYKKCCRIFHFGETPSTALELMKSRYSAYVANNPEYIINTTHKENSDYTTNIQEWKNSINSFSKYSDFKKLEIIDFIDGQEVAYVTFKATIFQGAIDSSFIEKSKFIKEENRWLYHSGEFIQ, encoded by the coding sequence ATGAAAATTTCTGGTAATTCTTTCTGTCCTTGTGGTAGCCAAAAAAAATACAAAAAATGCTGCCGTATCTTCCACTTTGGGGAAACTCCTTCAACTGCATTGGAGTTGATGAAATCAAGATATAGTGCTTATGTTGCAAATAATCCAGAGTATATAATTAATACAACTCATAAAGAGAACTCTGATTATACAACAAATATTCAAGAGTGGAAAAACTCTATAAACAGTTTTTCAAAATATAGTGACTTTAAAAAGTTAGAGATTATTGATTTTATCGACGGTCAAGAAGTAGCTTATGTAACTTTTAAAGCCACTATATTTCAAGGTGCAATTGATTCTTCTTTTATTGAAAAAAGTAAATTTATTAAAGAAGAAAATAGATGGTTGTATCATAGTGGAGAATTTATACAATAA
- a CDS encoding YaaA family protein: protein MKILLAPAETKNSGGDDKPFCKENFFLEELFDKRENIFKIYEEFVSSSSLEELSKWFGLKKLEEVKKYQDSLKDKVTMKAIMRYDGVAFDALAYKSLDKNTQKYIDENVLLFSNLFGPIKADDLIPDYKYKQGAKLPNVNVEKFYLDNFTDSLDSFIGEEVIDLRAGFYEKFYKVKEAKVLTFKFIKDGKVVSHWAKFYRGKLLQEIAKNSIKNHSEFMQMQIPGLKLEEIQEKKNIKLLIMSIED from the coding sequence ATGAAGATACTATTAGCTCCAGCTGAGACAAAAAATAGTGGAGGAGATGATAAACCTTTTTGTAAAGAGAATTTCTTTTTAGAAGAATTATTCGATAAAAGAGAGAATATATTTAAAATATATGAAGAGTTTGTTTCTAGTTCTTCTCTTGAAGAATTATCAAAATGGTTTGGTTTAAAAAAGCTTGAAGAAGTAAAAAAATATCAAGATAGCTTAAAGGATAAAGTAACAATGAAAGCTATTATGAGATATGATGGAGTTGCTTTTGATGCTTTAGCTTATAAAAGTTTAGATAAAAATACTCAAAAATATATTGATGAAAATGTTTTACTTTTTTCTAATCTTTTTGGACCAATAAAAGCAGATGATTTAATCCCTGATTATAAATATAAACAAGGAGCAAAACTTCCAAATGTAAATGTAGAGAAGTTCTATTTAGATAATTTTACAGATAGTTTAGATAGCTTTATCGGTGAAGAAGTTATAGATTTAAGAGCTGGATTTTATGAAAAATTTTATAAAGTAAAAGAAGCAAAGGTTTTAACTTTTAAATTTATTAAAGATGGAAAAGTAGTATCTCATTGGGCAAAGTTTTATAGGGGAAAATTACTTCAAGAAATAGCAAAAAATAGTATAAAAAATCATAGTGAGTTTATGCAAATGCAAATACCAGGCTTAAAATTAGAAGAGATTCAAGAAAAGAAAAATATTAAACTTTTAATAATGAGTATTGAAGATTAA
- a CDS encoding NAD(P)/FAD-dependent oxidoreductase, which translates to MINRRHFNKVLVSSIALSFAACSSITNVALPKDRKRVVIVGGGFGGATAAKYLKKFSPETEVILIEQNKEYYTCPFGNTVIAGLNDIEYIKHDYKTLEKKYKIQVIHEKVKKVDGTTNSVILENGQVIAYHRAIVAPGIDFKYEKGYVEGSEHYAPHAYKAGAQTTLLREQLEGMQDGGTYVMVAPENPFRCPPGPYERVSLVAHYLKNNKPNSKIIILDQKNKFSKQGLFQEGWEKLYGDMIEWRSAEFGGKVISVDPKKLEIKTEDEVVKADVLNYIPAQKAGQLAFDSGLTKGDWCPVNTKTFESRLVKNVHVIGDAAIASKMPKSGFSANSQAKIAALQITRLLKDKPVVNPPKLANTCYSLIAPNYGITVAAVYEAHEDEIKTVPGAGGLSPMGADATFRALEAEYAVGWYQNQTADIFL; encoded by the coding sequence ATGATAAATAGAAGACATTTTAACAAAGTACTTGTAAGCTCTATTGCTCTTTCATTTGCTGCTTGTAGTAGTATTACTAATGTAGCTTTACCAAAAGATAGAAAAAGAGTAGTTATTGTTGGAGGTGGTTTTGGTGGTGCGACTGCAGCGAAATACCTTAAAAAATTCTCTCCAGAAACAGAAGTTATCTTAATTGAACAAAACAAAGAATATTATACTTGTCCATTTGGAAATACTGTAATTGCTGGATTAAATGATATTGAATATATCAAACATGATTACAAAACTTTAGAAAAAAAATATAAGATACAAGTAATCCATGAAAAAGTAAAAAAAGTAGATGGAACTACAAATAGTGTAATCTTAGAAAATGGTCAAGTTATTGCTTATCATAGAGCTATTGTAGCTCCAGGAATTGATTTCAAATATGAAAAAGGTTATGTTGAAGGTTCTGAACACTATGCACCTCATGCTTATAAAGCAGGAGCACAAACTACTTTATTAAGAGAACAATTAGAGGGTATGCAAGATGGGGGAACTTATGTAATGGTTGCACCTGAAAATCCATTTAGATGTCCTCCTGGACCATATGAAAGAGTATCGTTAGTTGCACACTACTTAAAAAATAATAAACCTAACTCAAAAATCATAATTTTAGACCAAAAAAATAAATTCTCTAAACAAGGATTATTCCAAGAAGGTTGGGAAAAACTTTATGGAGATATGATTGAGTGGAGAAGTGCAGAATTTGGTGGAAAAGTTATTTCAGTTGACCCTAAAAAACTAGAAATCAAAACAGAAGATGAAGTTGTAAAAGCTGATGTTTTAAACTATATCCCTGCACAAAAAGCTGGACAACTTGCTTTTGATTCGGGATTAACAAAAGGAGATTGGTGTCCTGTTAATACAAAAACATTTGAATCAAGACTTGTTAAAAATGTACACGTAATTGGAGATGCAGCAATTGCTAGTAAGATGCCAAAATCTGGTTTCTCTGCAAATTCTCAAGCTAAAATTGCAGCTTTACAAATTACAAGATTATTAAAAGATAAACCTGTGGTAAATCCTCCAAAATTAGCTAATACTTGTTATAGTTTAATTGCACCAAATTATGGAATTACTGTTGCTGCCGTGTATGAAGCACATGAAGATGAAATTAAAACAGTTCCAGGAGCTGGTGGATTAAGTCCTATGGGTGCTGATGCCACATTTAGAGCCTTAGAGGCTGAATATGCTGTTGGTTGGTATCAAAATCAAACTGCTGATATTTTTCTTTAA